From the genome of Candidatus Nitrosocosmicus oleophilus, one region includes:
- a CDS encoding aminotransferase class I/II-fold pyridoxal phosphate-dependent enzyme: protein MKISDRISRVEYAIRDIMLHAKEYQKTGKEIMYLNIGDPVAFDFKTPLHIKNALVDALASDNDYYTDSEGWNELRQSIVGKEKDKKGLDLTPEDVLVTNGVSEGLDMVMGSIVEDGDQVLLPGPYYPPYSSYAKFYGGRITEFEIHEDGTPNLDDIKNKISSRSKAICIINPNNPTGEVFSRKSLKSLIDIAAENNLYIICDEIYDEIVFDNEFSGIGSVSGDAPVILLNGFSKTYLMTGLRCGYVCMNNNSRQLDPLRQNIFKLARVRIASNFPVQIAANAALHGSQEHLPIMVQKLKKRRDLVYKRLNEIDDVECTKPKGAFYMFPKIELSNRWKNDLEFVIDLLNSTGVLTVHGSGFGNSGTGHFRIVYLPQEEILEKSMDKIQAFIKKRSA from the coding sequence ATGAAAATATCAGATAGGATTAGTCGAGTTGAATATGCAATTCGAGATATTATGTTACATGCAAAAGAATATCAAAAAACTGGAAAGGAAATTATGTATTTAAACATAGGTGACCCCGTAGCTTTTGATTTTAAAACTCCGTTGCATATTAAGAATGCCCTAGTAGATGCACTTGCTAGTGATAATGACTATTATACTGATTCTGAGGGCTGGAATGAACTTAGACAATCTATTGTAGGGAAAGAAAAAGACAAAAAGGGTCTGGACTTGACCCCTGAAGATGTTTTGGTTACAAATGGAGTATCTGAGGGATTGGATATGGTTATGGGTTCTATAGTTGAAGACGGCGACCAAGTTTTGCTACCCGGACCATATTATCCTCCATATTCTTCTTATGCAAAATTTTATGGTGGCAGAATAACTGAATTTGAGATACATGAAGATGGTACACCTAATTTGGATGACATAAAAAATAAGATTTCATCAAGATCGAAGGCGATTTGTATCATTAACCCTAATAACCCCACAGGTGAGGTTTTCAGTCGTAAGAGTCTAAAATCTTTGATAGACATAGCTGCCGAAAATAACTTGTATATCATTTGTGACGAAATTTACGATGAAATTGTTTTTGATAATGAATTTAGTGGGATTGGAAGTGTTTCAGGAGATGCCCCAGTTATTCTACTCAATGGATTTTCCAAGACTTATTTGATGACCGGATTGCGGTGCGGATACGTATGCATGAATAACAATTCCAGACAGCTCGATCCACTAAGGCAAAATATTTTTAAGCTTGCACGGGTTAGAATCGCATCTAACTTTCCAGTTCAAATTGCTGCAAATGCTGCTTTACACGGTTCACAGGAACATTTACCCATAATGGTACAGAAATTAAAGAAAAGAAGAGATTTGGTTTACAAAAGACTTAATGAGATCGATGATGTGGAATGCACCAAGCCAAAAGGTGCTTTCTATATGTTCCCGAAAATAGAATTGAGCAATAGATGGAAAAATGATTTAGAATTTGTAATTGATTTGTTAAATTCCACTGGCGTTTTAACAGTCCACGGTTCGGGATTTGGAAACTCGGGAACGGGCCATTTTAGAATTGTATATCTACCACAAGAGGAAATACTAGAAAAATCTATGGATAAAATACAAGCATTTATCAAAAAAAGGTCGGCCTAA
- a CDS encoding cation:proton antiporter gives MEIPIEQILQDFAVIMIIASVMTLIFYRLKQPVVIGFIVAGIIIGPYTPPFSLIHNSDVLNLFAEMGVILLLFTVGMEFPIQKLRRIGRKAIIIATSEAFGTLAIGFFTAQALGLGFYDSLFIALAISVTSTVIVMRVLGELNMMKDEAATLILGTAIIEDILVISLLAIFQSAGVSGDISVNEVITSIAITMGFIAGVLVVGSKIVPKLIDVVARTNQHDVLIVAAVGVAFGFAFISFQLGISVAAGAFFAGVLIAESRSHAVTSVLATPVKDIFAALFFVSVGALMDFRLIPQFIIPALVLIGVSIGAKFLTVYLASRIQGVSKMSSTRAAVGLSSSGGEIALVVAKGGIDVGAASSFILPMVGTMTIITTFISPYVIKYGWKFTERYRKDRDKGKESLPSNTGNKTDAD, from the coding sequence GTGGAAATACCGATTGAACAAATTTTACAAGATTTTGCAGTTATAATGATAATTGCTTCTGTAATGACTTTGATTTTTTACAGACTAAAACAACCTGTAGTAATTGGTTTTATTGTTGCAGGTATTATCATCGGTCCTTATACTCCACCTTTTAGCCTTATTCATAATTCAGATGTCCTTAATTTATTTGCCGAAATGGGTGTAATCTTGTTACTCTTTACAGTAGGCATGGAATTCCCCATACAGAAACTAAGAAGAATAGGCAGGAAAGCCATCATCATAGCTACTAGCGAAGCATTCGGAACATTAGCTATAGGATTCTTTACCGCACAGGCATTAGGACTTGGATTCTATGATAGTTTGTTTATAGCATTAGCAATATCAGTAACAAGTACAGTCATTGTTATGAGAGTCTTAGGAGAACTCAATATGATGAAAGATGAAGCCGCCACTTTGATACTAGGTACTGCGATCATAGAAGATATTCTTGTAATCTCTTTGTTAGCCATATTCCAATCTGCTGGAGTGAGCGGAGATATTTCCGTCAATGAGGTCATTACGTCAATAGCAATTACTATGGGATTTATTGCTGGAGTACTGGTAGTAGGATCAAAGATAGTTCCAAAATTAATAGACGTTGTTGCAAGAACCAATCAACATGATGTATTAATCGTCGCAGCCGTCGGCGTTGCTTTTGGATTTGCATTTATATCTTTTCAGTTGGGAATATCAGTGGCAGCTGGAGCATTCTTTGCCGGCGTCCTAATAGCAGAGTCAAGGTCACATGCTGTAACTAGTGTTTTGGCCACACCGGTTAAAGATATTTTCGCTGCTTTATTTTTTGTCTCTGTTGGAGCACTGATGGACTTTAGACTTATTCCACAGTTTATCATCCCAGCACTAGTACTAATAGGGGTTTCAATAGGTGCAAAATTCTTAACAGTCTACCTTGCCTCTAGAATACAAGGTGTGAGTAAGATGTCTTCAACACGGGCCGCTGTAGGATTATCTTCATCAGGGGGAGAAATCGCATTGGTGGTAGCAAAGGGTGGAATAGATGTTGGAGCTGCAAGTTCCTTCATATTACCAATGGTAGGAACTATGACGATCATCACCACGTTCATTTCACCCTATGTTATTAAATATGGTTGGAAATTTACTGAGAGATATAGAAAAGATCGGGACAAGGGTAAAGAATCGCTACCATCGAACACAGGAAACAAAACCGATGCTGATTAA
- a CDS encoding chorismate mutase: protein MVDCSSLGEIRKNIDSIDMEIVSLLVKRGKYVQQAAKFKSDYSNIEDKKRVDDIIDKVTNYSRELNFDPTVIGKIYSFLIEVYIQFEKKKFLNP from the coding sequence GTGGTTGATTGTTCTTCTTTAGGTGAAATTAGGAAAAACATTGATTCAATAGACATGGAAATTGTTTCACTATTAGTTAAACGAGGTAAATATGTACAGCAAGCCGCGAAATTTAAGAGTGATTATTCTAATATAGAGGATAAAAAGAGGGTTGACGACATTATTGACAAAGTTACAAACTATTCACGAGAATTGAATTTTGATCCTACTGTGATAGGAAAAATATACTCTTTTCTGATTGAGGTTTATATTCAATTTGAAAAGAAGAAGTTTCTAAATCCCTAG
- a CDS encoding Kelch repeat-containing protein, with product MKLVFTVILLLIIVNILPSSLSILAFSSPTSGESFWTAGTPMPTARSEIAGSVLNEKIYIIGGFDNYGHSTSTVEAYDPLTEEWIQSTSMPKPLDHTAAASFNGKLYVVGGGYLDRDTLSDKLYIYDSSTNNWTQGANLPTPRGASTANFINGLLYVTGGVDSENTLASTLVYNPSLDQWTEKTPMPTAREHLTSSVVNDKLYVIGGRINGMNSNVDVNEVYDPVNDKWTSLEPMPSKRGGLSSAAITVNGSIYVFGGEQPTGTFNNNEKFDVISGTWTSDINIPTARHGLVAVAIDNVIYVIGGGPQPGGSSSSLTEIFNAGKG from the coding sequence TTGAAATTAGTCTTTACAGTAATTTTATTACTAATCATAGTAAACATTTTACCATCTTCTCTTTCCATATTAGCATTTTCTTCACCCACATCTGGAGAGTCATTTTGGACTGCAGGAACGCCTATGCCGACAGCACGGTCTGAAATTGCTGGATCTGTATTAAATGAAAAAATATACATTATTGGTGGATTTGACAACTATGGTCACAGTACTTCTACTGTAGAGGCGTATGATCCATTAACTGAAGAATGGATTCAATCGACTTCAATGCCCAAACCGCTAGACCATACCGCTGCAGCATCCTTTAATGGGAAACTCTATGTGGTTGGAGGGGGATATCTTGATAGAGATACTTTATCAGATAAACTGTACATATATGATTCGAGTACAAATAATTGGACTCAAGGAGCAAATCTTCCAACTCCACGCGGTGCATCAACTGCCAATTTTATCAATGGGCTGCTATATGTGACCGGAGGCGTGGATTCTGAAAATACATTGGCAAGTACTTTGGTGTATAATCCTTCTCTAGACCAGTGGACAGAAAAAACGCCTATGCCAACAGCAAGAGAACATCTAACCTCATCAGTCGTTAACGATAAACTATACGTTATAGGTGGAAGAATTAATGGAATGAATTCGAACGTTGATGTTAATGAGGTATATGATCCAGTAAATGATAAGTGGACTTCACTGGAGCCGATGCCTTCAAAAAGAGGTGGCTTATCTTCTGCTGCAATAACCGTAAATGGGTCAATCTATGTCTTTGGAGGAGAACAACCCACAGGGACATTTAACAATAATGAAAAGTTTGATGTGATATCCGGAACCTGGACCTCCGATATTAATATACCAACAGCACGTCATGGATTGGTGGCTGTTGCGATTGACAACGTAATCTATGTAATTGGTGGGGGGCCACAACCTGGGGGCTCATCAAGTAGCCTGACTGAGATATTCAATGCTGGTAAAGGATAG
- a CDS encoding histidine phosphatase family protein codes for MSLIIFMRHGQAYNNVKRLLVGRNLESHLTELGRKQVKQSSELLKTIPIHKIYSSPVIRTVETAEIASDTLGLDYELDERLFEIELGKLVGLYYDDVLSAHGDLFAKFYSDNDDENSLLEFEVESFGSVRERIRNLLHEFVEKHVGENILLISHLDPIKAAISLAMNIKPSSVYSVQVPNASINVLKNYQDNLSLCGLNILNMERYLTEF; via the coding sequence ATGTCGCTTATTATTTTCATGAGGCACGGTCAAGCCTATAACAATGTCAAAAGACTGTTAGTTGGAAGAAACCTTGAATCTCACTTGACCGAATTAGGTCGAAAACAGGTAAAACAAAGTAGCGAATTATTAAAGACGATTCCGATTCACAAAATTTACTCTAGCCCCGTAATTAGGACTGTAGAAACCGCAGAAATTGCATCTGATACACTAGGTCTGGATTACGAATTAGATGAAAGATTATTTGAAATCGAATTGGGAAAATTGGTTGGGCTTTATTATGATGATGTTTTATCTGCTCACGGTGACCTATTTGCAAAATTTTATTCAGATAACGATGACGAAAACTCCTTACTCGAATTTGAAGTGGAATCCTTTGGCTCTGTAAGGGAAAGAATTCGAAATTTACTACACGAATTTGTCGAAAAACATGTAGGTGAAAACATCCTCTTGATTTCCCATTTGGATCCCATCAAAGCTGCGATTTCGCTGGCTATGAATATAAAGCCTTCATCAGTATATAGCGTTCAAGTCCCTAATGCTTCTATTAACGTATTAAAAAATTATCAAGATAACTTGTCATTATGTGGTCTTAATATTCTAAATATGGAACGCTATCTTACGGAATTTTGA
- the npdG gene encoding NADPH-dependent F420 reductase has translation MKVGIIGGTGGMGEGFALRWCTNHEIILGSRDKQKAQTISENHMKNIKNSKYADKVKGIIRGNDNLSVAKESDVLILSIPYENIQSTCGELANIIDDNCIVVSPIVPMSRNQDGFYYIPFQEGKKSAGTLVAENLPKCNKIVSAFHTISEIKLKNIEATLDADTFICTDNKESLAKISDLVSEINGLRSIYLGPLSLSYQAEVMTPMILNASKQNKIKHPGIKLV, from the coding sequence ATGAAAGTTGGAATCATAGGAGGAACTGGTGGCATGGGCGAAGGGTTTGCTTTAAGATGGTGTACAAACCATGAAATCATACTGGGCTCAAGAGATAAACAAAAAGCTCAAACTATCTCAGAAAATCATATGAAAAATATAAAAAATAGCAAATATGCTGATAAAGTCAAAGGAATTATCAGGGGCAACGATAACCTCTCAGTAGCAAAGGAGAGTGACGTATTGATACTTTCCATCCCTTATGAAAATATCCAAAGCACATGTGGGGAATTAGCAAACATTATTGATGACAATTGCATTGTAGTTTCGCCTATAGTTCCTATGAGTAGAAACCAGGATGGATTCTATTATATTCCTTTTCAAGAAGGGAAAAAATCTGCTGGGACGTTGGTTGCAGAAAATTTACCAAAATGTAATAAAATAGTTTCAGCTTTCCATACAATTTCCGAAATAAAACTTAAAAATATAGAAGCCACACTTGATGCCGACACTTTTATTTGCACTGATAACAAAGAATCTCTAGCAAAGATCTCGGATCTAGTGTCAGAAATAAATGGTCTGAGGTCGATTTATTTAGGCCCACTTTCATTATCTTATCAAGCGGAAGTTATGACTCCGATGATACTTAATGCTTCGAAGCAGAATAAAATAAAACATCCAGGGATAAAGCTGGTATAA
- a CDS encoding cupredoxin domain-containing protein, with the protein MGHSTPEWVYIGAVTAILIWVGAESWNIEHTLEYAPPNSETVRVVGQQWFWSFEHADGTQEINELHVKEGIPYRFEIVSNDVVHSFSVPDFAMLMDAVPGRVNTMWNVFDEPGEYLIECREYCGMLHQDMRARLFVEPNTDNATAVTSGSEPTISQGTGTATVIAPGGSEVGTTGSGTMRVVEPGNMTQTAANDSTAANNATSGNGTSSGNASSTAAASGPTLSIPAGASTAGNPAYAPDTLTVKKGDVITVSNDDTAPHTVTNGASPGDADAGKLFDTSIIMPAATAQIDTATVEAGDHPFHCTVHPFMTGTLTVQ; encoded by the coding sequence GTGGGGCACAGTACTCCGGAATGGGTGTATATAGGCGCCGTTACCGCGATCCTTATTTGGGTGGGGGCAGAATCATGGAATATAGAACATACTTTAGAGTATGCCCCTCCCAACTCAGAAACCGTAAGAGTAGTTGGTCAGCAATGGTTTTGGTCATTTGAGCATGCTGATGGTACTCAAGAAATAAATGAGCTCCATGTAAAGGAGGGGATACCTTACAGGTTCGAGATAGTTTCAAATGATGTCGTTCATAGTTTTAGCGTGCCTGATTTTGCTATGCTCATGGACGCAGTTCCTGGTAGAGTTAATACAATGTGGAATGTATTCGATGAACCAGGCGAATACCTAATTGAATGCAGGGAATATTGCGGTATGCTACATCAGGATATGAGAGCAAGATTATTTGTTGAACCTAATACCGATAATGCTACTGCCGTTACAAGTGGATCTGAACCCACAATATCTCAAGGCACTGGAACTGCTACGGTAATTGCACCGGGTGGAAGCGAAGTAGGGACTACAGGAAGTGGAACGATGAGAGTAGTTGAACCAGGAAATATGACTCAGACGGCTGCCAATGATTCTACTGCTGCCAATAATGCAACAAGTGGTAACGGCACTTCTTCTGGAAATGCCTCCTCAACAGCTGCAGCCTCTGGTCCAACCTTGTCTATTCCTGCGGGTGCTTCAACTGCTGGAAATCCAGCTTACGCTCCAGACACTTTAACAGTTAAAAAAGGAGATGTAATCACAGTGTCAAACGATGATACTGCTCCTCACACGGTAACCAATGGAGCCAGTCCCGGTGATGCTGATGCTGGTAAATTGTTTGATACCAGCATAATAATGCCTGCAGCAACAGCACAAATAGATACGGCTACCGTAGAAGCAGGAGATCATCCTTTCCATTGTACTGTCCATCCCTTTATGACCGGAACACTCACAGTACAATAA